From a region of the Candida albicans SC5314 chromosome 1, complete sequence genome:
- the CEF1 gene encoding Cef1p (Putative mRNA splicing factor; ortholog is essential in S. cerevisiae; Spider biofilm induced) — protein sequence MAPPLYVKGGVWTNVEDEILKAAIQKYGIYQWERISSLLPKKSAKQVKARWVEYLSPLLNKTDWTKEEDEKLLNLHKIFPNQWRSISNILNRTAVQCVERYQKLIDEAAGIKPGDDEENLGLSGPGIETLPAVGASSGLAVGEMNLNPESKPARPDDEDLPDDEREMLAEAKARLGNIQGKKAKRKARERMLEESKRIALLQKRRELKSAGINVKLTTRNKKKRKEFDYNADIPHEIIPQAGPYDTAEELKQNDFEKQQFGQQVSTKGISMKDIDDRIAKEESRRKKEIEKKKLERKREFNAAASLISEHEDSKRRKLNLPEPGTHNFEKTKSDVLTLTNQANNKLSEKEIARNQNKKRAAVAQLIKATFERLPPPKHETGEILPFVSTNILEFRNDVNANDISDIAGAKLPDETATNVSTLISRVVQRELPIPHPNNLRDLSTVKFDTLVDKLIAEECHRLIRSDYKQYHDTTINGVSTDKYDRDLLEKINQDIDKEFAQMDVSTVHSFEDYVLPKNFKVAESIIENLHTFHNENEKLTNKILESTNYEDQRDQKLQQLTHLWRELSDVNLSYSIEKKLFELESSAIDKELLRLRSEIDKLNKKIETLR from the coding sequence TGAATATTTATCACCTCTTCTAAATAAAACAGATTGgacaaaagaagaagatgaaaagTTGTTAAATTTACACAAAATATTTCCCAATCAATGGAGAAGTATATCAAACATTCTTAACCGAACTGCGGTCCAATGTGTGGAGCGTTATCAGAAACTAATTGATGAAGCTGCTGGAATCAAACCTGGAGATGACGAGGAAAATTTGGGATTGTCTGGACCAGGTATCGAGACATTACCGGCAGTTGGTGCTTCTAGTGGATTGGCAGTTGGagaaatgaatttgaatccAGAAAGCAAACCTGCAAGACCAGATGACGAAGATCTACCAGATGATGAGCGTGAAATGTTGGCTGAAGCAAAGGCGAGATTAGGAAATATCCAGGGTAAAAAGGCGAAACGAAAAGCTCGTGAAAGAATGTTAGAAGAGAGTAAGCGTATTGCATTGCTTCAGAAAAGGAGAGAGTTGAAATCAGCGGGAATAAATGTGAAGTTAACAACAcgaaataaaaagaaacggaaagaatttgattataatgCCGATATACCTCATGAGATTATTCCTCAAGCAGGCCCTTATGATACCGcagaagaattgaaacagaatgattttgaaaagcAACAATTTGGCCAGCAAGTGTCAACAAAGGGAATTAGTATGAAAGATATAGATGACAGAATTGCCAAAGAAGAATCAAGAAGGAAGAAGGAAATtgagaagaaaaaactcGAAAGAAAAAGGGAATTCAATGCAGCAGCAAGCCTAATCAGCGAACACGAAGATTCTAAAAGAAGGAAATTGAACTTACCAGAACCAGGCACCcacaattttgaaaagacCAAGAGTGATGTTTTAACCCTTACTAACCAAGCCAACAACAAACTATCCGAAAAGGAGATTGCTCGAAAtcagaataaaaaaagagcTGCAGTAGcacaattaattaaagcAACTTTCGAGAGACTTCCTCCTCCAAAGCATGAAACTGGAGAAATTCTACCATTCGTTTCCACCAATATCCTTGAATTCAGAAATGACGTAAATGCTAATGATATATCGGACATTGCAGGAGCAAAGTTACCTGATGAAACTGCAACAAATGTAAGTACATTGATATCTCGTGTTGTGCAGCGAGAACTACCAATACCCCATCCAAATAATCTACGAGATCTAAGCACTGTAAAATTTGATACATTGGTAGACAAATTGATTGCTGAGGAATGTCATAGATTGATACGGTCCGACTACAAACAATATCATGACACTACTATCAATGGTGTTTCTACTGATAAGTATGACCGAGACTTACTTGAAAAGATCAACcaagatattgataaagAGTTTGCTCAAATGGATGTTTCAACAGTTCACAGTTTTGAAGATTACGTTCTTCCTAAAAACTTTAAAGTGGCAGAATCCATAATAGAAAATTTACACACTTTCCATAAtgagaatgaaaaattgacaaataAAATACTAGAATCTACAAATTATGAAGATCAACGAGACCAAAAGTTGCAGCAATTGACTCATTTATGGCGTGAACTATCAGATGTTAATTTGTCTTATCTgatagaaaagaaattgtttgaaCTTGAAAGTTCAGCTATTGACAAAGAATTGTTACGTTTGCGCAGTGAAATTgacaaattaaacaaaaagattgaAACACTTCGGTAG
- the RIM20 gene encoding Rim20p (Protein involved in the pH response pathway; binds to the transcription factor Rim101 and may serve as a scaffold to facilitate the C-terminal proteolytic cleavage that activates Rim101; required for alkaline pH-induced hyphal growth) translates to MNTNLLFIPLKQSSVLDLGDELRQVITNNYFQPASSFNSDLIYITQLRNQVAQIKNVNDELGKTSQDDSILLEYLQVLNTLQNKFSDDCVEFAWFDTLAYGPQGPYRYRSLKIEKLNVIYQIGSLYSQIAISESRHTDIGLKRACHYFQLSAGCFMFINNFLIETIKNKNDPLVLSIPLSMQSSTIQCLEYLMLAQAQETIWQKAINNNSMKDSVVARLSIQTSEYYSKALDFGNSSDLIKLEWINHMKVKKLHFLAAAHLRSSTIAADSFQYGEQVAHLRVASQAVDQALKSKKYVNSLVLEDLQGLADVIKVRLRTAEKDNDLVYLKIVPQEKELKTIIGVSMVKSIIPEAFEQKPESNTEIFKELLPYVIIHVAQAMRERQDEYVQTKFHTPISSLNNMLVKFLIDRDLPSSIDSIQQPENIPDSVIHHSQEILKTGGVDFIDKAFKELDKLKLECNHLLQECETRIDLDRSEDDMLRRKQGSTRWTRKSTDDAAQELIKKVDKMKQYLLQANNGDGFVLKKFYDIKPALDVYSSGYKALSQYIPNSQYIELPEQLSIVISDLRSCLARANTLESERKEFLQTLEIRSRDNSILPKLITEYNSNRSKYQTENGEFNFNAFESVYEKHMKLFDSDIKYIARTRDSQMTLEHEIDSINQKFVQEFKSLQNSSNEKRQQVLQYLETAYEKFLEIINNLTEGSKFYTDFIEKGSAVLQECEEYLYRRRVESRDLELAISNSFQQQQQVQEQNEQLSVPRNYSNDKLISPKTSKPGLWNPNSDIQFS, encoded by the coding sequence ATGAATACAAACTTATTATTTATACCATTAAAACAATCCAGTGTATTGGATTTAGGTGATGAATTGAGACAAGTTATCACCAATAACTACTTCCAACCGGCGTCATCTTTCAATTCCGATTTGATTTACATAACTCAATTGCGCAATCAAGTTGCCCAGATCAAGAATGTCAATGATGAACTCGGGAAAACCAGTCAAgatgattcaattttactAGAATATTTACAAGTTTTAAATACTTTACAGAATAAGTTTTCTGATGATTGTGTTGAATTTGCTTGGTTTGACACTTTGGCTTATGGTCCTCAAGGACCTTATCGATATCGTTCATTAAAGATTGAGAAACTTAATGtcatttatcaaattggaTCCTTATATTCTCAAATAGCCATTTCTGAACTGAGACATACTGATATAGGACTTAAAAGAGCATGTCATTATTTCCAATTATCAGCTGGGTGTTTTAtgtttattaataattttttaattgagacaataaaaaataaaaatgatcCCTTGGTGTTACTGATTCCCCTAAGTATGCAACTGTCTACTATTCAATGCCTAGAATACTTGATGTTAGCACAGGCACAAGAAACTATTTGGCAAAAAGCTATTAATAACAACTCTATGAAAGATTCTGTTGTTGCAAGATTATCGATCCAAACATCTGAATATTACTCCAAAGCCTTAGATTTCGGTAATTCATCAGACCTCATTAAATTGGAATGGATAAATCATATGAAGGTGAAGAAATTACATTTTTTGGCAGCAGCCCATTTAAGATCAAGTACTATTGCAGCTGACTCATTTCAATATGGAGAACAAGTAGCCCATTTACGCGTGGCATCCCAGGCTGTTGATCAAGCATTGAAAAGTAAAAAGTATGTTAATAGTCTAGTATTAGAAGACTTGCAGGGTTTAGCAGATGTCATAAAAGTTAGACTAAGGACAGCTGAAAAAGATAATGATTTGGTGTATTTAAAAATCGTGCCTCAAGAGAAGGAATTGAAAACTATTATTGGTGTTTCAATGGTAAAGTCAATTATTCCAGAAGCGTTTGAACAAAAACCAGAATCCAATACTGAGATATTTAAAGAGCTTTTGCCATATGTAATTATACACGTTGCACAAGCAATGAGGGAAAGACAGGATGAATACGTACAAACAAAGTTTCATACCCCTATTCTGAGTTTAAACAATATGCTTGTTAAATTTCTAATAGATCGTGATTTACCTTCTTCAATCGATTCGATTCAACAGCCTGAGAATATTCCAGATTCTGTGATTCATCATTCTCAAGAAATCTTGAAAACTGGAGGtgttgattttattgaCAAAGCTTTTAAAGAGTTGGACAAATTAAAACTTGAGTGTAATCATTTGTTGCAAGAGTGTGAAACACGAATTGATTTGGATAGGAGTGAAGATGACATGCTTAGAAGAAAACAAGGTTCAACAAGATGGACTCGTAAATCTACTGATGATGCAGCACAAGAGTTAATTAAGAAAGTAGataaaatgaaacaatatTTGTTACAGGCTAACAACGGAGatggttttgttttgaaaaagttttacGACATCAAACCAGCCTTGGATGTCTATTCTAGTGGATACAAAGCTTTATCACAATATATTCCAAATTCTCAATATATTGAATTACCGGAACAGTTACTGATAGTGATCAGTGATTTAAGAAGCTGTTTAGCCCGAGCAAATACACTTGAATCTGAAAGAAAAGAGTTTTTACAAACATTGGAAATCAGGAGTCGAGACAACAGCATATTACCTAAACTAATTACGGAGTATAACTCAAATCGTTCCAAGTATCAAACTGAAAACGGagaatttaatttcaatgcGTTTGAAAGTGTCTACGAGAAACATATGAAACTATTTGATTCTGATATTAAGTATATTGCAAGAACCAGAGACTCGCAGATGACATTAGAACATGAAATCgattcaattaatcaaaaatttgtaCAAGAATTTAAATCGTTACAAAATTCTTCTAATGAAAAACGTCAACAAGTACTTCAGTATTTGGAAACAGCATATGAGAAATTTTTGGAAATCATTAACAACTTAACTGAAGGATCTAAGTTTTATACTgatttcattgaaaaaggAAGTGCAGTTTTGCAAGAATGTGAGGAATATTTGTATAGACGAAGAGTTGAGAGTCGAGACTTAGAATTAGCTATTAGTAACTCgttccaacaacaacaacaagtgCAAGAACAAAATGAACAATTAAGTGTTCCCAGAAACTATAGTAACGATAAGTTGATATCACCGAAAACTAGTAAACCTGGTTTATGGAATCCCAATTCAGACATTCAATTCAGTTAG
- a CDS encoding tRNA dimethylallyltransferase (Ortholog(s) have tRNA binding, tRNA dimethylallyltransferase activity, role in tRNA modification, transfer RNA gene-mediated silencing and cytosol, mitochondrion, nucleolus localization), with the protein MLNKLYQLLAKSIIPNMSTKKPIISIVGTTGVGKSQFSIDLARAIGGEIINADSMQVYQKLDQITNKHPLDERMGVPHHVIDYVPWDEDYHIHKFNQDAQSVIDDIHNRGKIPIVVGGTHYYLQTLLFNNKTIDDSNSNLKELTAEQLEILDGPVDILFRTLQEVDPIIAKKFHPQDHRKLRRALEIYYTKGEKASEIYHEQKLDELDSSSLKYNTLFFWVYCDPEILNDRLDKRVDKMMENGAIEEIKEMYDFYKSKQEQNLTCTSGIWQVIGFKEFLLWLEDNQSDTKLFEHGIERMKIRTKQYARYQVKWIKKSLLTELEKESKFDFVNGGKLYILDATNLDNWHENVDDIGIQIAQDFLSKGANGVSLPQAPDELKHFFEAPNEIKSNRRLESQENWKHFVCDICKDKQGNALVAVGEDSWSVHVNSRRHKKNEESIKKRKHNEEMIRLKKMRSNQEGVIN; encoded by the coding sequence aTGTTGAACAAGTTATATCAACTACTagcaaaatcaataattccAAATATGTCAACCAAAAAACCAATAATCAGTATTGTTGGAACCACGGGTGTTGGTAAATCTCAATTCAGTATTGATTTAGCACGAGCCATAGGTGgtgaaatcatcaatgCTGATTCGATGCAAGTTTATCAAAAACTAGATCAAATAACCAATAAACATCCACTAGATGAAAGAATGGGGGTGCCACATCATGTCATTGATTATGTGCCATGGGATGAAGATTATCATATAcataaattcaatcaagATGCCCAACTGGTTATTGACGATATACACAATAGAGGTAAAATCCCCATTGTAGTTGGTGGAACCCATTATTACTTACAaactttattattcaacaataaaacCATTGATGATTCGAATTCCAATTTAAAAGAGTTAACGGCAGAACAATTGGAAATCTTAGATGGTCCCGTTGACATTCTATTTCGTACTTTACAAGAAGTGGATCCAATAATAgccaaaaaatttcatccTCAAGATCATCGAAAATTACGTCGAGCTTTAGAAATATACTACACAAAGGGTGAAAAGGCATCAGAAATTTATCATGAACAAAAACTTGACGAGTTGGATTCTAGTTCTTTGAAATATAATACATTGTTTTTCTGGGTATATTGCGATCCAGAAATTCTCAATGATAGATTAGATAAACGAGTGGATAAGATGATGGAAAATGGGgctattgaagaaattaagGAAATGTATGACTTTTATAAATCTAAACAGGAGCAAAATCTTACTTGTACATCAGGGATTTGGCAAGTTATTGGATTTAAGGAGTTTTTGCTTTGGTTGGAAGATAACCAACTGGATaccaaattatttgaacATGGTATTgaaagaatgaaaattcGAACTAAGCAATATGCAAGATATCAAGTCAAATGGATCAAGAAATCGTTATTGACGGAACTAGAAAAGGAATCaaagtttgattttgtaaatgGTGGGAAATTGTATATATTAGATGCCACAAATTTAGACAATTGGCACGAAAATGTGGATGACATAGGGATTCAAATTGCTCAAGATTTCTTGTCCAAAGGTGCAAATGGGGTTTCATTACCACAAGCTCCGGATGAGctaaaacatttttttgaagCACCCAATGAAATAAAGTCTAACCGAAGACTAGAATCGCAAGAAAATTGGAAACATTTTGTTTGCGATATTTGTAAAGACAAACAAGGCAATGCTTTAGTGGCGGTGGGTGAAGATAGTTGGAGTGTCCATGTAAATAGTCGACGCCACAAAAAGAATGAAGAGTCTATCAAGAAGAGAAAACATAATGAAGAGATGATtagattgaaaaaaatgagATCAAATCAAGAAGGCGTGATTAACTGA
- the FTH1 gene encoding Fth1p (Protein similar to S. cerevisiae Fth1p, a high affinity iron transporter for intravacuolar stores of iron; repressed by Sfu1p, amphotericin B, caspofungin; induced by alkaline pH, ciclopirox olamine; regulated by Sef1p, Sfu1p, and Hap43p), whose amino-acid sequence MAGTSFEEYFSIQTFLIVFRETLESAIIISVLLSFVHQTFNGNTKKSNRDTRNQTYNSTESSSSLIPTESDDLTFEKNDAKLCRYLQLQIWIGGLLGLLVCLIIGAIILGIFYIIGNDLWTVAEHYWEGTFSIIASIIISVMGIKILRVNKMQEKWKLKLGKILQSSGYLNNSNNQQSFNKAGRTWATRIELWSEKYNMFILPFVTTLREGLEAIAVIGGIGINENTSVMALVNAAVLAIMSGILVGAILYRYGNTLSLKMFLITSTCFLYLVAAGLFSKGVWNFELQRFIDKCGGLDVSETGHGPGSYDIAISVWHVNCCNGEMQEDGVFWMVFTAILGWTNSATIGSVVSYNVYWIVIILVFWSLIYEEKNGFLPLIPISWQLKRIQKRKNLYQPLDAPEIGVHEEVRESMDSLNSETPLQR is encoded by the coding sequence ATGGCGGGTACTTCATTTGAAGAGTACTTCTCAATCCAGACATTCTTAATTGTCTTTAGAGAAACACTTGAATCTGCTATTATCATCTCAGTATTGCTTTCATTTGTGCATCAAACATTCAATGgcaacaccaaaaaatcaaaccgTGACACTCGCAACCAAACTTATAACAGCACTGAAAGTTCAAGTTCATTGATCCCAACTGAATCTGATGACCttacttttgaaaaaaatgatgCTAAACTTTGCAGATATTTACAATTGCAAATATGGATTGGTGGATTATTAGGACTTTTGGTTTGTCTAATAATTGGTGCTATCATTCTTGGTATATTCTATATTATTGGTAATGATTTGTGGACCGTAGCTGAACATTATTGGGAAGGcacattttcaataattgcCAGTATTATCATCTCAGTAATGGGGATCAAAATCCTTCGTGTGAATAAAATGCAagaaaaatggaaattgaAGCTTGGCAAAATATTGCAAAGTTCGGGATACTTGAATAACTcaaacaatcaacaatcTTTTAACAAAGCTGGTCGTACATGGGCAACTAGAATTGAATTATGGTCAGAAAAATACAATATGTTCATATTGCCATTTGTCACTACTTTAAGAGAAGGTTTGGAAGCAATAGCTGTCATCGGAGGTATCGGTATCAATGAAAATACTTCAGTGATGGCTCTTGTAAATGCTGCTGTGTTGGCCATTATGCTGGGGATTTTGGTAGGAGCTATATTGTATCGTTATGGTAATACTTTGTCGTTGAAGATGTTTTTAATCACATCAACGTGTTTCTTATATTTAGTTGCAGCTGGTTTGTTCTCCAAAGGAGTTTGGAATTTCGAATTACAGagatttattgataaatgtGGTGGATTAGATGTGAGTGAGACTGGTCACGGTCCAGGGTCATATGATATCGCAATATCTGTTTGGCATGTCAATTGCTGCAATGGAGAAATGCAAGAAGACGGAGTTTTCTGGATGGTTTTCACTGCTATCTTAGGATGGACAAATTCTGCTACTATTGGTAGTGTTGTTAGTTATAATGTTTATTGGATTGTTATCATATTGGTATTCTGGTCTTTGATTTATGAAGAAAAGAACGGATTTTTACCTTTGATTCCTATTTCCTGgcaattgaaaagaattcaaaagagaaagaacTTGTACCAACCTTTAGATGCTCCTGAGATTGGTGTACACGAGGAAGTTAGAGAAAGTATGGACTCGTTGAATTCAGAAACCCCTTTACAAAGATGA
- the LIP2 gene encoding Lip2p (Secreted lipase; member of a differentially expressed lipase gene family; expressed in alimentary tract, but not oral tissue, during mouse oral infection; may have a role in nutrition and/or in creating an acidic microenvironment), whose protein sequence is MKGLVFLLGLLPTIYASLVHITPASEDDFYNPPAGFESAKNGDILKLRNSPNRLASFYFPIDVKNAWQLLVKSEDSFGNPNAFVTTLIEPYNADPSKVVSYQTWEDASNINCSPSYGAQFGSPLSTITTQIDMTLIVPPLRSGYYVVTPDYEGPKATFAVGRQSGQATLDSVRAILKSGSFSGINEDAKVALWGYSGGSLATGWAAALQPVYAPELQKNIVGAAVGGFAANITAIAESVDGTIFAGLITLALNGLANEYPDLKTAFYEELSDFAVPEFKAGAENCLAENIFHYPLHQYFTGPKRAFEKGWGLLKEDIFNKSIQDNLLIGLNKTYLPQVPVLIYHGTVDEIIPIKDPHAQYQLWCDWGIESLEFAEDLSTGHLAETFTGAPAALAWIDARFDGKTPIQGCSHTTRLTNLLYPNTSDSTHSYFLGIYQAVFGTPLGPGINGDNITINSGLLGLVSSII, encoded by the coding sequence ATGAAAGGTTTGGTTTTCTTACTTGGTTTATTACCAACAATCTATGCTTCTTTAGTACACATTACTCCTGCTAGTGAAGATGACTTTTATAATCCTCCTGCTGGTTTCGAATCTGCCAAGAATGgtgatattttgaaattgagaAATTCCCCTAACAGACTTGCTAGTTTCTATTTCCCTATTGATGTCAAGAATGCTTGGCAACTCTTGGTCAAATCTGAAGATTCCTTTGGTAACCCAAATGCTTTTGTTACTACGCTTATTGAACCTTATAATGCTGATCCATCAAAAGTTGTGTCTTATCAAACTTGGGAAGATGCTTCCAACATTAACTGTTCCCCATCCTACGGTGCTCAATTTGGTTCTCCATTGAGTACTATTACTACCCAAATTGACATGACTTTGATTGTTCCTCCTTTAAGAAGTGGTTACTACGTTGTCACTCCAGATTATGAAGGTCCAAAGGCTACATTTGCTGTGGGAAGACAATCAGGACAAGCAACTTTGGATTCAGTTAGAgctattttgaaatcagGATCTTTCTCTGGTATCAATGAAGATGCTAAAGTTGCCTTATGGGGATACTCTGGTGGATCTTTGGCTACTGGTTGGGCTGCTGCTTTGCAACCAGTCTATGCTCCAGAGTTGCAAAAGAATATTGTTGGTGCTGCTGTTGGTGGGTTTGCTGCTAACATCACTGCTATTGCTGAATCTGTTGATGGTACTATTTTCGCTGGTTTGATCACTCTTGCATTGAATGGTTTAGCTAATGAATACCCAGACTTGAAAACAGCATTCTACGAAGAACTTTCCGACTTTGCTGTTCCAGAATTCAAAGCCGGTGCTGAAAATTGTTTGGCTGAAAATATCTTCCATTACCCATTACATCAATATTTCACTGGTCCAAAGAGAGCTTTTGAAAAAGGTTGGGGATTGCTTAAAGAGgatattttcaacaaatctaTCCAAGACAATTTGTTAATTGGTTTGAATAAGACTTACTTGCCTCAAGTCCctgttttgatttatcatgGAACTGTCGATGAAATTATCCCAATTAAAGATCCACATGCTCAATACCAACTTTGGTGTGACTGGGGTATTGAATCTCTTGAGTTTGCTGAAGATTTGCTGACTGGTCATTTGGCTGAGACATTTACTGGGGCTCCTGCTGCCTTGGCCTGGATTGATGCAAGATTTGATGGTAAAACTCCAATCCAAGGATGTCTGCACACAACCAGATTGACAAATCTTTTGTATCCAAATACTTCTGATTCTACTCACCTGTACTTCCTTGGTATTTACCAAGCAGTTTTCGGTACCCCATTAGGACCAGGTATCAATGGTGATAACATTACTATTAATAGTGGATTACTTGGTCTTGTAAGCAGTATTATTTAA